In Flavobacterium sp. N1736, the following are encoded in one genomic region:
- the rplT gene encoding 50S ribosomal protein L20, whose protein sequence is MPRSVNSVAKRARRKKIMKQAKGFFGRRKNVWTVAKNAVEKAMSYAYRDRKQNKRNFRALWIQRINAGARLEGMSYSQFMGKVKANGIELNRKVLADLAMNHPEAFKAILNKVK, encoded by the coding sequence ATGCCAAGATCGGTAAATTCAGTTGCTAAAAGAGCAAGAAGAAAAAAAATAATGAAGCAAGCCAAAGGTTTCTTTGGTAGACGTAAAAACGTTTGGACAGTTGCTAAGAACGCGGTAGAGAAAGCGATGAGCTACGCTTACCGTGACAGAAAACAGAATAAAAGAAATTTCCGTGCTTTATGGATTCAACGTATTAACGCTGGAGCCAGATTAGAAGGAATGTCTTATTCTCAATTCATGGGAAAAGTTAAAGCTAACGGAATCGAATTGAACCGTAAAGTTCTTGCAGATTTAGCGATGAACCACCCAGAAGCTTTCAAAGCAATACTTAATAAAGTAAAATAA
- a CDS encoding carboxymuconolactone decarboxylase family protein, translated as MKPRIVIPTVAPQAYQAMMNLEKYISTTSLTPVHKELIKIRASQINGCAYCINMHTADARKYGVTEQRIYLLSAWREADVYTEEEKAILALTEEVTLINNHVSEEVYQNAASLFDEKYLAEIIMMIITINAWNRIGITTGMRAV; from the coding sequence ATGAAACCAAGAATTGTTATCCCAACAGTTGCTCCACAAGCTTATCAGGCTATGATGAATTTAGAAAAATATATTTCTACTACTTCATTAACTCCTGTACATAAAGAATTGATTAAAATTCGCGCATCTCAAATAAATGGCTGTGCTTATTGTATTAATATGCACACTGCAGATGCCAGAAAATATGGTGTAACTGAACAGCGCATTTATTTATTAAGTGCGTGGCGTGAAGCCGATGTTTACACCGAAGAAGAAAAAGCAATTTTAGCTTTAACCGAAGAAGTAACACTAATCAATAATCATGTTTCTGAAGAAGTTTATCAAAATGCTGCAAGCTTATTTGATGAAAAATATCTTGCTGAAATCATTATGATGATCATCACTATTAATGCCTGGAACCGAATAGGAATTACCACAGGCATGAGAGCTGTATAA
- a CDS encoding Crp/Fnr family transcriptional regulator — MHTALLQHIQKHINLEPSEIDILESVLNVSKIKRKELVLQEGQICNTMYFIIKGCMRQYIINSRGVEQTLQFGIENWWITDYLSYHNHVPSHFYIQAVESSLIIALEKPTLEAVLVEIPKLERYFRIISEKSFGAAQMRIKFLFTMSAEERYHHFNNNFPEFVQRVPQYMIASYLDFSAEFLSKIRAGKV, encoded by the coding sequence ATGCATACAGCACTTTTACAGCATATTCAAAAACATATCAACCTTGAACCATCCGAAATTGATATTTTGGAATCTGTTTTGAATGTTTCTAAAATAAAAAGAAAAGAACTTGTACTACAGGAAGGACAAATTTGCAATACAATGTACTTTATCATCAAAGGCTGTATGAGACAATATATAATAAATTCTAGAGGTGTAGAACAAACCCTTCAGTTTGGTATTGAGAATTGGTGGATAACAGATTATTTAAGCTACCATAATCATGTACCTTCACACTTTTATATTCAGGCTGTAGAAAGTTCATTAATAATAGCCTTAGAAAAACCTACACTTGAAGCTGTTCTTGTAGAGATTCCAAAATTAGAGCGATACTTTAGGATTATATCAGAAAAATCATTTGGTGCAGCACAAATGCGAATTAAATTTCTATTTACTATGTCTGCGGAAGAACGTTATCATCATTTCAATAATAACTTTCCGGAATTTGTACAGCGTGTTCCACAATATATGATTGCTTCTTATTTAGATTTTTCGGCTGAGTTTTTGAGTAAGATTAGAGCTGGAAAGGTATAA